The Thermonema lapsum genome window below encodes:
- a CDS encoding TonB-dependent receptor produces the protein MKRYLPAIVLLIWISNLYAQSPSGIESAEFVIEKERENKLPPAPRSFERINFTPYWIKDSSFSNTPSFQIIELSLPALAPLQAQTEPQKARISKEEVQSGTLIQGGFGNYGTPLLLLRHAQKVSDELSYHAAFTHRSSATGPSGDNKSGDAYNQLRIGSRHRLHPSWLVKPSAGFERRGFYFYGYEPTQLESIQRDSIKQYLQRFDLEVDIQSVQLKSPWRIEARPSFYHFNDRFNAREQTFHLPLKIQYQKIRLWQAGLDMEWLYNRRTDSSRINRSLLQWRPYFQWQNEQWDLQAAARITLDNDSTLNSSLHIYPDVAVAYHFLVDFTAKVGVRGRMQANTLYGLTQQNPWLAPEIQLLHTHIPIEVYAGLQITPSPAWRFEPLVSVSWQQYRPFFVNSSLDSARFVVRYNTEMMQQSEVSLQAEYNNGRGFYWKLQGSLWKYALNNKETLLTEAYHLPTWAFNSRLSWLPLPKWEVQMQGQWMGGIRALRPDGSTTTLQALFDMGLYNRYQFNEHLGAFIQASNIFGQSYSRYLYYPSRKITFIGGLSYRF, from the coding sequence ATGAAAAGATACCTTCCTGCCATTGTTTTGTTGATTTGGATAAGCAACCTCTATGCGCAATCGCCTTCGGGTATTGAAAGCGCCGAATTTGTCATAGAAAAAGAACGAGAAAACAAACTCCCCCCCGCACCACGCTCGTTCGAGCGGATAAACTTCACCCCTTATTGGATAAAAGACAGCAGTTTCAGCAATACCCCTTCGTTTCAAATCATCGAGCTGAGCTTGCCTGCGCTTGCCCCTCTGCAAGCGCAAACAGAACCTCAAAAAGCCCGCATTAGTAAAGAAGAAGTGCAAAGCGGCACTTTGATACAAGGCGGCTTTGGCAACTATGGCACCCCCCTGCTTCTGCTACGGCATGCACAAAAAGTATCGGACGAGCTCAGCTATCACGCCGCCTTCACCCATCGCTCTTCTGCCACAGGACCCAGCGGCGACAACAAATCGGGCGATGCCTACAACCAACTACGCATAGGCAGTCGCCATCGCCTGCATCCCAGTTGGTTGGTCAAGCCCTCGGCAGGCTTCGAACGAAGGGGCTTTTATTTCTACGGCTACGAGCCCACGCAGCTTGAATCCATCCAACGCGATTCTATTAAACAATACCTCCAGCGCTTCGACCTCGAAGTGGACATACAAAGCGTACAGCTAAAAAGCCCTTGGCGCATAGAAGCCCGACCCTCTTTTTACCACTTCAACGACCGCTTCAATGCACGGGAACAGACCTTTCACCTGCCCCTAAAAATACAGTATCAAAAGATACGCTTGTGGCAAGCAGGCTTGGACATGGAATGGCTCTATAACCGGCGCACCGATAGCTCGCGCATCAACCGTTCGTTGCTACAGTGGCGCCCTTATTTCCAATGGCAAAACGAACAATGGGACCTGCAGGCAGCCGCCCGCATCACCTTAGACAACGACAGCACCCTCAACAGCAGCCTACACATCTACCCCGACGTAGCGGTGGCGTACCACTTTCTTGTGGATTTCACTGCAAAAGTCGGTGTGCGCGGGCGCATGCAAGCCAATACGCTCTATGGCTTGACACAACAAAACCCATGGTTGGCACCCGAAATACAGCTTCTTCATACCCACATACCCATAGAAGTATATGCCGGACTACAAATCACCCCTTCGCCTGCATGGCGCTTTGAACCTTTGGTGAGTGTGTCGTGGCAACAATACCGCCCCTTCTTTGTGAACAGTTCGCTTGACTCAGCACGCTTCGTGGTACGCTACAATACCGAAATGATGCAACAAAGCGAAGTGAGCTTGCAGGCAGAGTACAACAACGGCAGAGGGTTCTACTGGAAGCTGCAAGGCAGTCTCTGGAAATATGCACTCAACAACAAAGAAACGCTACTCACCGAAGCTTACCACCTGCCTACATGGGCATTCAATAGCCGCTTGAGCTGGCTGCCACTGCCTAAATGGGAAGTGCAAATGCAGGGGCAATGGATGGGGGGCATACGTGCTCTGCGCCCCGACGGCAGCACCACGACTCTACAAGCCCTCTTTGACATGGGACTTTACAACCGCTACCAGTTCAATGAACATTTAGGCGCCTTCATACAGGCTTCCAACATATTCGGGCAGTCTTACAGCCGTTATTTGTACTATCCAAGCAGAAAGATTACTTTTATAGGAGGTCTTTCTTATCGTTTCTGA
- a CDS encoding EVE domain-containing protein has product MAYWLVKEEPGKYAFEQLLKDGKTVWTGVRNYQARNYLRQMQVGDLVFYYHTGKEKQLVGIAEVSRAAFPDPSAQEGDWVAVELRPKQPLPAPVTLAEIKQLPALAGMKLLKQARLSVMPVSEAEYQTILQMAQDKAAKKQS; this is encoded by the coding sequence ATGGCTTATTGGCTGGTAAAAGAAGAACCCGGAAAGTATGCCTTTGAGCAGTTGCTCAAAGATGGTAAAACAGTATGGACTGGCGTGCGCAATTATCAAGCTCGTAACTACTTACGACAAATGCAAGTAGGAGACCTTGTGTTTTATTACCACACAGGCAAAGAAAAACAGCTGGTAGGCATTGCCGAAGTGAGCCGTGCTGCATTCCCCGACCCATCGGCACAGGAAGGCGATTGGGTAGCTGTGGAGCTGCGCCCCAAGCAGCCACTGCCGGCGCCTGTAACCTTAGCCGAAATCAAGCAGCTGCCTGCTTTAGCTGGAATGAAGCTGCTAAAACAGGCGCGTCTGTCGGTGATGCCTGTTAGCGAAGCAGAGTATCAAACCATTTTGCAGATGGCGCAGGACAAGGCTGCCAAAAAACAGTCGTAA